The Chthoniobacterales bacterium region GCGGCTTTCCAGAGGTAAACACCGTCGTAGCTCAGAACCATTGGACTGCAAGTCACGCGTTTTTCTTTCACGATGCCAGGAACCTTGGTGGTCTGGAGCCATTTTTCCCAGCTGGCGATGAAGGCTTTGTTAGCAGGGCTGTCGATGGACATGAAGTAGGTCCAGCAACCGAGGTGCCCGACCAAATCCTTGGTGGGAAGACCGCGGAACTCGTCTTCAGACAAGCTGAAGGAAACAACCGGGCAATCTTCGGAAGTGAGTCCAGTGGCAGCGAACTCTTTGAAGAATGGAACGTTCGAGTCGCCGTTGATGGTGTTCACCACGCAAGCGTCGCCGCTGGCTGCGAATTGTTTGATCTCGGAAACGATTTGCTGGTAGTCAGTGTGGCCGAATGGAGTGTATTTGCCAGCAGAGATGACCTTGCCAGTGTCGTCCTTGCGAAGACCGCCGCCGATGTTTTCAATCGGGATGCCTTTGCTGAGAAGATACTCGAGGAGCACGAGGTTAGTCGTCTGTGGATAGACGTAGTCGGTGCCGATGAGATAGAACTTCTTCTTGCCTTGGTCGAGTAGGTAGTCAACGGCTGGAATAGCTTGCTGACCGACGGCTTCGGCGGTGTAGAAGATGTTTTTGGAAAGTTCCTCGCCCTCGTATTGCACAGGGTAGAAGAGCAGGCCGTTGTCTTTTTCAAATACTGGGAGAACCGACTTGCGGCTCACGCTGGTCCAGCAACCGAAGGTGACAGCAACTTTGTCCTGCTCGAGGAGTTGCTTGGCTTTCTCGGCGAAGAGAGGCCAGTTGGAAGCGCCATCAACAACGACTGGCTCGATTTTTTTACCGAGCACGCCACCCTTGGCGTTGATTTCGTCGAAGGTGAAGAGCAGCACGTCGCGCAGCGAGGTTTCGCTGATGGCCATGGTACCGCTGAGGGAGTGAAGGACACCGACTTTGACGGTGTCTTCGGCGTGAACGCCGCTCGCGAGAAGTGCGAGTGCCATGCAGGCAAGAGAGAGAATTCTTTTCATAAATAAATGTTAGCTAGTGAGTTGTTTGCAAGGTGAGCCGGATGCCGCCTAGGAGAGCGACATCCGGCATTACTTAACCAGTTGTTTGACGGCAGTTAGAACGCGAGTCCAACCGATCCGCCGAAGACGAAGTCGTCGCTTTTGCCGACGTTCACCGCAGTGGTGTGATCACCGAGGTTCAAGTAGGTGGCAGAGGCGCTCGCCGTCCAGGTGCCGTAGCAGGCTGGAACGAACGACAGAGGCGTGGAAACGGTGACACCACCCGAGGCGTAACCAT contains the following coding sequences:
- the urtA gene encoding urea ABC transporter substrate-binding protein, whose protein sequence is MKRILSLACMALALLASGVHAEDTVKVGVLHSLSGTMAISETSLRDVLLFTFDEINAKGGVLGKKIEPVVVDGASNWPLFAEKAKQLLEQDKVAVTFGCWTSVSRKSVLPVFEKDNGLLFYPVQYEGEELSKNIFYTAEAVGQQAIPAVDYLLDQGKKKFYLIGTDYVYPQTTNLVLLEYLLSKGIPIENIGGGLRKDDTGKVISAGKYTPFGHTDYQQIVSEIKQFAASGDACVVNTINGDSNVPFFKEFAATGLTSEDCPVVSFSLSEDEFRGLPTKDLVGHLGCWTYFMSIDSPANKAFIASWEKWLQTTKVPGIVKEKRVTCSPMVLSYDGVYLWKAAVEKAGSFDVEKVTAALESGVSFDGPGGKVTMQKNHHVTKTVFIGETKADGQFKIVKTFPDVYGEPFLKGTFTKK